CGGCGTACCGCTGCTCCAGGAACGCGAAGTACGCGTCGATCTTGCTGATCTTCGCAAGGACCGTCGACCGGGCACGCTTGCCCGGACCAGCGAAGTAGCGGTCCAACGCGGCCGGCGTGAGCTGCCACGGCACGACGTCGTAGTGCTCGCATAGCTCGATCACCGGCTTGACCAGCTGGTCAATCGACGACGGCATCAACCCTGCCGCATCCCGCGCCCACTGGTACTCCGCGAGCGTGTCGAAGAAGTACGACCGCTCGTCCCGCTGCCCCGAACGGTTCCGGTAGGTATGGAGAGAGAAGACCTCCGCCAGGCCGACCGCATCGCGTCCAGGGGTCAGGGAACGGGTTTCGGATTCCCCCATGAACCCGCAGATTACGAGTGCCACTCGCAGAATCTGCGAGTGATTGCGGGAATCTCACACCCTTGAGGGACGACTCGAACACGGGTCTCCTACCTGCTGACTTCGCCCGATCGTGCCCCTGGTCCCCACTCAGGAACCCGTGCGTACTCCAGTTGCGAAATGGGCGGGGAGATCCTCGGCGAGGCGGCGGGCGCGGGTGGGTGTGGAGGCGGCTCTCGACTGCGCGGCCGCGAAATCGATCTTCCCGCCCGTATAGATCACGGCTTCGCCGTCCAGGACGGTGTTCGGCGGGAGCATGTCGAGTCCCGCGAGCGCGAGATCCATCCACACGGGCGTGACGTCCCTGCCTGACCGAGCCTGTAGACGGACCGTGGTCTCCTCTCTCCACATCACCGTCCGGTGACCGTCCAGTTTGGGCTCGTAGCGCCAGTTCGTCCCGACCGGGAGGGTCGGGACGAACTCGGCGAGTGCAACGGCGACGGGGAAGTCCACACGATCAGACTCCGGCCCCCGCGGCCGTCGCGCATGCGGACGAGCACTACCGGAGGAGGGACATCACCGCCTTCACAGCCAGCGTGAGCGGCGTGTCCTGGGCGGCCAGCGCGGTGCCGTAGGCGATCGCGACGTGCTCGATGGTCTTCAGCGCGGCGGACAGGACGCGGGCCTGGTGCTCGGTGAGTTCGTCGCCGGCGTCGACCGCGAGCGAGGTGAGGACGATCACCGCGATGCCGACGATGCCGGCGAGCAGCGCGAGGTTGAGGAGCAGCTGGGGCATTCCTTCCTTTCTGAGGCCTGGCGACAGTCGCCGGCTTCACCCCTTCCGCCGAGTTGCAGAGCGTTTTACAGGATCGGATCGCCAAGTGAGACGCATGTC
The DNA window shown above is from Streptomyces sp. NBC_01451 and carries:
- a CDS encoding ATP-dependent DNA ligase, whose product is MDFPVAVALAEFVPTLPVGTNWRYEPKLDGHRTVMWREETTVRLQARSGRDVTPVWMDLALAGLDMLPPNTVLDGEAVIYTGGKIDFAAAQSRAASTPTRARRLAEDLPAHFATGVRTGS